From Leptotrichia trevisanii DSM 22070:
AGTAGTTAAACAAAGTCCAAATTCAGTGAACAGAGTGGAAGTAGGAGATCCAATATATTTCTTAGAGAAACAGTTTAAGAATGTGCTTTCTGATAGTATTCCTAATGGAAGTGGGGGTGAAGGAATTGTTCCAATTAAAAAATAAATTATTAATATTATTTATTTTGTTATCAAACTTACTTGAAGCAGCATATTTAAATGAGATAAATGGAGTAAGAAAATTAAGTAATTATAACGAATTAAAAGATATACAAGTTGAAAGAATTGTAGATTGGAATAACATAGAAAGGAACAAATCTAAAGATAGAGTATATGTAATAGGTGAAAATAAACCTTTTACAGGTTCTGCAATTAAGGGATTAAAAAATGGAAAAAATATAGAAGGAATTTTATTTTATAAAGAGGGGCATACAGAAAAAACAGCATATGAATATTATCCAAATAATCAATTAAAATTAAAAGTTCCTCAGGAAGATGATAAGAATGAGGGAAAAGGATATTATTATTATTCTAATGGAAGATTACAATCAGAAAAATTTTTTAAAAATGATGTAATGCAAATAAGCACAGAATACAGACAAAATGGAACAACATTCAGAACATATAAAGCAGTGGATGGCTCAAATGGAATAAGAACAGTGTATTATGAAAATGGAAAAGATATAAAGACAGTCCTTGAGGTAATACAGGATTACAGCCAAAAAGGAATGGTAAACTATATCTTGAATGGTAAATTAAAATCATACGATAAACAGGGAAGATTACAAGCTATTTTTAATTTCAAAAACGACTCAAT
This genomic window contains:
- a CDS encoding toxin-antitoxin system YwqK family antitoxin — protein: MFQLKNKLLILFILLSNLLEAAYLNEINGVRKLSNYNELKDIQVERIVDWNNIERNKSKDRVYVIGENKPFTGSAIKGLKNGKNIEGILFYKEGHTEKTAYEYYPNNQLKLKVPQEDDKNEGKGYYYYSNGRLQSEKFFKNDVMQISTEYRQNGTTFRTYKAVDGSNGIRTVYYENGKDIKTVLEVIQDYSQKGMVNYILNGKLKSYDKQGRLQAIFNFKNDSMAGLPQELYYPNGKVKYYAIAKDNNQKNPTFTQKAISYYDNGQEKENCDEVDSGMWMCKKYDKNGKFKGEVQKGGQPIETSNFWTNFFMGVLNILFQ